In the uncultured Methanobacterium sp. genome, one interval contains:
- the rpsS gene encoding 30S ribosomal protein S19 has translation MARKEFKYRGYTLEELQQMPLDNVIQLFPSRQRRSLKKGFLPRQKKVLEKIRQLKKEGDKGGRPKIIRTHCRDMIVLPEMVGMTFGIYNGKTFVDVQIQPEMIGCYFGEFAVTRQKVQHGDPGMGATRSSMFVPLK, from the coding sequence TTGGCGAGGAAAGAATTCAAGTATCGCGGTTACACCCTGGAAGAGCTGCAACAGATGCCACTGGATAATGTCATCCAGTTGTTCCCATCAAGGCAGCGCAGATCCCTCAAAAAGGGATTCCTGCCCAGGCAAAAAAAGGTACTAGAGAAGATACGACAACTGAAAAAAGAAGGAGACAAGGGTGGACGACCTAAAATAATCAGAACCCACTGTAGAGACATGATTGTGCTACCAGAAATGGTGGGCATGACCTTTGGTATTTACAATGGTAAAACATTTGTGGACGTTCAAATACAGCCAGAAATGATTGGTTGTTACTTTGGTGAATTCGCAGTAACCCGTCAGAAAGTACAGCACGGAGACCCTGGTATGGGTGCTACCCGTTCATCCATGTTCGTGCCCCTGAAATAA
- a CDS encoding 50S ribosomal protein L14: MKAITSNVSKSLPIGARLQCVDNTGAREVEIISVKGYKGVRRRLATAGVGDMVVITVKKGTADMRREVTTAVVVRQKKEFRRADGLRVKFEDNAAVIISPEGVLKGSEIRGPVAKEAADRWPSVGSAASIIV, from the coding sequence ATGAAAGCCATCACATCAAACGTCAGTAAATCACTACCCATTGGAGCTAGACTGCAATGTGTGGACAACACTGGAGCCCGTGAAGTGGAAATAATTTCCGTCAAAGGATACAAAGGTGTCCGAAGAAGACTGGCTACTGCCGGTGTGGGTGACATGGTTGTTATCACAGTTAAAAAAGGAACAGCAGACATGCGCCGGGAAGTTACCACTGCAGTGGTCGTAAGACAGAAAAAAGAATTCCGTAGGGCAGATGGGCTCCGAGTAAAATTCGAGGATAATGCAGCTGTTATTATCAGCCCCGAAGGAGTCCTGAAAGGTTCAGAAATCAGAGGACCAGTAGCCAAGGAAGCTGCGGACAGATGGCCATCAGTGGGAAGTGCTGCCAGCATTATTGTGTAG
- a CDS encoding 30S ribosomal protein S8, translating to MTLMDPLANALTNMRNNELQGNNKCTVSPASKMIGHVLRTMQKEGYIGEFEYVDDDKAGMFTVELEGNINKCGVIKPRHAVKTDEFEKFEKRYLPSKNFGILIVTTPEGIMTHNEAKERGIGGRLLVYVY from the coding sequence ATGACTCTTATGGATCCTCTGGCCAACGCCCTAACTAACATGCGGAACAATGAGTTGCAGGGAAACAATAAATGTACTGTATCTCCCGCATCCAAAATGATTGGGCATGTCCTGAGGACGATGCAAAAGGAAGGTTACATTGGTGAATTTGAATATGTTGACGATGATAAAGCAGGCATGTTCACCGTGGAACTAGAAGGAAATATAAACAAGTGCGGTGTTATAAAGCCCAGGCACGCCGTGAAAACAGATGAATTCGAAAAATTCGAAAAACGATACCTACCATCCAAAAACTTCGGGATCTTAATTGTAACGACCCCTGAAGGGATAATGACCCACAACGAAGCTAAAGAACGTGGTATCGGTGGTAGATTACTGGTATACGTTTATTAA
- the yciH gene encoding stress response translation initiation inhibitor YciH has protein sequence MKVCDVCGLPEELCVCEEIAREIQSVKVFTVRRRFGKLMTIVEGIDEHDIDIKELTKELKNRCACGGTAKKGQIELQGDHKRRVKEVLAGMGFSSDDIQVR, from the coding sequence ATGAAAGTCTGCGATGTTTGTGGTCTACCAGAGGAACTCTGCGTCTGTGAGGAAATAGCTCGAGAGATACAGAGTGTTAAAGTATTCACGGTGAGAAGAAGATTCGGAAAATTGATGACTATCGTGGAGGGAATAGATGAACACGATATTGACATTAAAGAACTCACCAAGGAACTGAAAAACAGATGTGCCTGCGGAGGAACGGCCAAAAAAGGCCAGATCGAACTGCAAGGAGACCATAAAAGGAGAGTCAAAGAAGTCTTAGCCGGAATGGGCTTTTCTTCAGATGACATCCAGGTTCGTTAG
- a CDS encoding 50S ribosomal protein L23 → MDPYKIIIKPQLTEKSMNAIDYKNELTFVVRRTAKKPQIKQAFQELFDVKVERVNTQISSRGEKIAYLKLAEDESAEDIAVKMGVF, encoded by the coding sequence ATGGATCCTTATAAAATAATAATTAAACCACAGTTAACTGAGAAAAGCATGAACGCCATTGATTACAAAAACGAGTTAACCTTTGTGGTCAGAAGAACCGCAAAGAAACCTCAGATCAAACAGGCTTTCCAAGAACTCTTTGATGTTAAAGTGGAACGGGTCAACACTCAGATAAGCTCCCGTGGTGAAAAAATAGCCTACCTTAAACTGGCAGAAGATGAAAGCGCAGAAGACATTGCCGTTAAAATGGGTGTATTCTAA
- a CDS encoding uL15 family ribosomal protein has product MIRKARKIRKLRGSRSIGGGCTKKRRGAGHRGGRGKAGGHKHMWTWVVKFDPDRYGKYGFKRPQKTINRFKTVNLDYLDDNAEKLVEKELAQKDGDNIIIDVTQLGYDKVLGRGKVTRSLTIKAPYFSASAVAKIEEKGGEAVSLQ; this is encoded by the coding sequence ATGATAAGAAAAGCCCGTAAAATACGGAAGTTGCGTGGTTCTCGATCTATAGGTGGAGGCTGTACTAAAAAAAGAAGAGGAGCCGGACACCGTGGTGGAAGAGGAAAAGCCGGAGGCCATAAACATATGTGGACCTGGGTAGTTAAATTCGACCCGGACCGATATGGTAAATACGGTTTTAAAAGACCACAAAAGACTATTAATAGATTTAAAACAGTGAACCTGGATTATCTGGATGATAATGCAGAAAAACTGGTTGAAAAAGAATTAGCCCAGAAAGACGGTGACAACATCATCATTGATGTCACTCAATTAGGATATGATAAAGTACTGGGCAGGGGAAAAGTAACCAGATCTCTCACCATCAAGGCACCTTACTTCTCTGCAAGTGCAGTTGCCAAAATTGAAGAAAAAGGTGGAGAAGCTGTCAGTCTCCAGTAG
- a CDS encoding 30S ribosomal protein S4e: protein MAKMGSRKHLKRFKAPEHWPIHPKEFTWTVKPSPGPHSIEGSLPLLVIVRDILKVADNAREARIIINTGEVLVDGRARKDYKFPVGFMDVIQFPKSGKAYRVVPDEQGTLMLHPIEEGDTEFKLCRIEDKVTIKGGKTQLNLHDGRNYLTEDDYKTGDVVVLNVPEQEIKDTIKFEDGAIGLITGGKHIGEKGTVKEINITRSSMPNTVLIETDGTTFQTLQEYVFVLGKDKPVISLPGGQ, encoded by the coding sequence ATGGCCAAAATGGGATCAAGAAAACATTTAAAACGGTTTAAAGCACCAGAACACTGGCCCATCCATCCTAAAGAGTTCACTTGGACGGTGAAACCCAGTCCAGGACCACACTCTATAGAGGGATCATTACCACTTCTAGTCATAGTTCGTGACATACTCAAAGTAGCTGATAATGCCCGTGAAGCCAGAATCATTATCAACACTGGTGAAGTACTGGTAGACGGTCGTGCTCGTAAGGACTACAAATTCCCAGTGGGATTCATGGATGTAATCCAGTTCCCAAAAAGTGGTAAAGCTTACAGGGTGGTTCCTGATGAACAGGGAACACTGATGCTTCACCCCATAGAAGAGGGAGATACCGAGTTTAAATTGTGCCGTATTGAAGATAAAGTCACCATCAAAGGAGGCAAAACACAGTTAAACCTTCACGATGGTCGAAATTACTTAACTGAAGACGATTACAAAACTGGTGACGTGGTAGTACTTAACGTACCTGAGCAGGAAATTAAAGATACCATCAAATTCGAAGATGGAGCTATCGGTCTTATTACTGGTGGTAAGCACATTGGTGAGAAGGGAACAGTTAAAGAAATTAACATCACCCGCAGTTCCATGCCCAACACCGTACTCATTGAAACTGATGGAACCACTTTCCAAACCCTGCAGGAATATGTTTTTGTCCTGGGAAAAGATAAACCAGTGATTTCATTACCTGGAGGCCAGTAG
- the rplX gene encoding 50S ribosomal protein L24, whose product MSKQPRKQRKFRYQAPLHIRHKLMSVNLSPELREEYERRSLPVRKGDTVKIQRGDFKDQEGKVEGVDLKHYRVLVEGLNVQKPDGNQVYHPVHPTNLMIIELDLDDDERNEILERKG is encoded by the coding sequence ATGTCTAAACAACCAAGAAAACAGAGAAAATTCCGTTATCAGGCACCATTACACATCCGTCATAAACTGATGAGTGTCAATCTCAGCCCAGAACTAAGGGAAGAGTACGAACGACGTTCATTACCAGTACGAAAAGGAGATACTGTAAAAATTCAGAGGGGTGACTTCAAGGATCAAGAAGGTAAAGTGGAAGGAGTAGATCTTAAACACTACCGAGTCCTGGTCGAAGGCCTCAACGTGCAGAAACCCGACGGAAATCAAGTTTACCATCCAGTACATCCAACCAACCTGATGATTATAGAACTGGACCTGGATGACGATGAAAGAAACGAGATATTAGAGAGGAAGGGATAA
- the rpsE gene encoding 30S ribosomal protein S5 produces the protein MNDYNAEEWEPKTNLGRMVKEGQITSIDEIFDRGLPIMELEIVDSLLPDLEEEVMDVNLVQRMHKSGRKVNFRVIVAVGNKNGYVGLGQGKAKEVGPAIRKAVDNAKYNVIKVRRGCGDWGCVCGREHTVPFKVEGKKGSVRVTLIPAPGGVGLAIGNVGKTILGLAGIDDVWSQTMGQTQTTINFAGAIFDALKKLSMVKAPTKNLKKLGVCVE, from the coding sequence ATGAATGATTATAACGCCGAAGAATGGGAACCCAAAACCAATCTGGGTCGCATGGTAAAGGAGGGCCAGATCACCAGTATCGATGAGATATTCGATCGTGGCCTACCTATCATGGAACTGGAAATTGTGGATTCACTGCTCCCAGATCTCGAAGAAGAGGTCATGGATGTTAACCTGGTGCAGAGAATGCACAAATCTGGACGTAAAGTGAACTTCCGGGTTATAGTAGCAGTGGGAAACAAGAACGGTTACGTTGGATTGGGACAGGGTAAAGCCAAAGAAGTTGGCCCAGCCATTAGAAAAGCAGTTGACAACGCCAAATACAATGTCATCAAGGTCCGCCGAGGATGCGGAGATTGGGGATGTGTATGCGGACGAGAACACACCGTACCCTTCAAAGTAGAAGGTAAAAAAGGCAGTGTTCGTGTAACTCTCATACCTGCTCCTGGTGGAGTTGGACTGGCAATTGGAAACGTTGGTAAAACTATCCTTGGACTGGCTGGAATTGACGATGTATGGTCCCAGACCATGGGACAAACTCAGACCACCATCAACTTTGCAGGTGCAATATTCGATGCACTTAAAAAGTTAAGTATGGTAAAAGCCCCAACCAAAAACCTTAAAAAACTGGGCGTCTGTGTGGAGTAA
- a CDS encoding 50S ribosomal protein L2: MGKRLIIQRRGRGTPTYRSASHRFKGKIQYRSYDDIEKNGSLNGKVVDIFHDPGRTAPVAKVKFENGEQKLILAPESIAINDEIACGLSAPIKPGNSLPLGEIPEGTPVYNLESNPGDGGKFVRSSGTYASLITHDVGKAIVELPSGELKAFNPQCRATIGVVAGGGRKEKPFLKAGNRHYAAKAKGKKSVGVRGVAMNAVDHPHGGGNRQHPGRPTTVSRHAPPGRKVGSIAAKRTGRRR; this comes from the coding sequence ATGGGAAAACGATTAATAATTCAGAGGCGGGGAAGAGGAACCCCCACCTATAGAAGTGCATCACACCGTTTCAAAGGAAAAATACAGTACCGTTCATACGATGATATAGAAAAAAATGGTAGTCTAAATGGAAAAGTAGTGGATATCTTCCACGATCCAGGTAGAACTGCCCCTGTGGCCAAGGTCAAGTTCGAAAATGGCGAACAAAAATTGATACTGGCCCCAGAAAGCATAGCAATCAACGATGAAATAGCATGCGGATTATCCGCACCTATAAAGCCAGGAAATTCACTGCCACTGGGAGAAATCCCTGAAGGAACACCAGTGTACAATCTGGAAAGTAACCCTGGAGACGGAGGAAAATTTGTCCGATCATCAGGTACTTACGCTTCTCTTATCACCCATGACGTGGGTAAAGCCATTGTGGAACTTCCCTCAGGGGAATTAAAGGCTTTCAACCCCCAGTGCAGAGCCACTATAGGGGTGGTTGCAGGGGGAGGTAGGAAAGAAAAACCATTCCTCAAAGCAGGAAACCGACACTATGCTGCAAAAGCTAAGGGTAAAAAGAGCGTGGGAGTGCGTGGTGTTGCAATGAACGCAGTAGACCACCCACACGGTGGAGGAAACAGACAGCACCCAGGACGACCTACCACAGTCTCCAGACATGCCCCACCAGGAAGAAAAGTGGGTTCCATTGCTGCTAAGAGAACTGGAAGAAGGAGATAA
- a CDS encoding 50S ribosomal protein L32e yields MRKPKFRRQEWHRYKKLGENWRKARGKLSKARRYQARKPAIPTIGYCSPKATKGLHPSGYQDVLVCNLKELENLDPATQAGRISSTIGLRKREVMLKKAKELGIKILN; encoded by the coding sequence ATGAGGAAACCAAAATTCAGGAGACAGGAATGGCACAGGTACAAAAAACTGGGCGAAAACTGGAGAAAAGCCAGGGGTAAACTCAGTAAAGCAAGAAGGTATCAAGCTCGAAAACCTGCCATACCTACTATAGGTTACTGCTCACCCAAAGCTACCAAAGGACTCCATCCATCAGGATATCAGGATGTTTTGGTGTGCAACCTAAAAGAACTGGAAAATCTGGATCCTGCAACCCAGGCTGGAAGAATCAGTTCAACCATAGGACTTAGGAAAAGGGAAGTTATGCTCAAAAAAGCAAAAGAGCTGGGAATTAAAATATTGAATTAA
- a CDS encoding 50S ribosomal protein L18, translated as MAQGSRYKVAFKRRREGKTNYGARLKLIGLDKHRLVVRVTGNHTIAQIVDVQIEGDQTLVSAHSQELKNMGWLASGKNTSAAYLTGYLCGKKAIKEGITGAVLDMGLATSTKGSRVYAVLKGAIDAGLEVPHNDVILPSEDRITGEHISQYAESLDKAEMEKKFSQYIQKGLSPKDLPDHFQSIKEKIEKEVS; from the coding sequence ATGGCACAAGGATCAAGATATAAAGTAGCATTTAAACGTAGAAGAGAAGGAAAAACAAACTACGGTGCAAGATTAAAACTCATCGGATTGGACAAACATCGTCTGGTAGTTCGAGTCACAGGTAATCACACCATAGCTCAAATAGTTGATGTGCAGATTGAAGGAGACCAGACCCTGGTCTCAGCACATTCTCAGGAATTAAAAAATATGGGATGGCTGGCCAGTGGTAAAAATACTTCTGCTGCTTATCTCACAGGGTACCTCTGTGGCAAAAAAGCCATCAAAGAAGGTATCACTGGAGCAGTACTGGACATGGGACTGGCAACTTCCACTAAAGGATCAAGAGTTTATGCGGTCCTTAAAGGGGCAATAGATGCCGGTCTGGAAGTACCTCACAACGACGTTATCCTTCCTTCTGAAGACAGAATCACAGGAGAACACATTTCCCAGTACGCTGAATCATTAGATAAAGCTGAAATGGAGAAGAAGTTTTCCCAGTATATCCAGAAGGGATTATCCCCCAAGGATTTACCTGATCACTTTCAAAGTATCAAGGAAAAGATCGAAAAAGAGGTATCATAA
- a CDS encoding 50S ribosomal protein L22, with product MAKMKYAYEGSGKVAKAAGRSLKISPKHSVEICRELRGMYLDEAKEYLEDVVQMKRAVPFKRHNKKVGHKRGLKGWPTGRYPKKAASQILDVLENAEANAEYQGMDTEDLKIIHISSHRGFIIRGYIPRAFGRATPFNTPTTHIQVVLGEAESA from the coding sequence ATGGCAAAAATGAAATACGCTTACGAAGGATCTGGAAAAGTCGCCAAGGCTGCTGGAAGATCCCTCAAGATCTCCCCCAAACACTCGGTGGAGATCTGCAGAGAACTCCGAGGCATGTACCTTGACGAAGCCAAAGAATATCTGGAAGATGTTGTCCAGATGAAAAGGGCTGTGCCCTTCAAACGACACAACAAAAAAGTCGGTCACAAAAGAGGACTAAAAGGATGGCCTACTGGCCGTTACCCTAAAAAAGCAGCAAGCCAAATATTAGATGTTCTGGAAAATGCAGAGGCTAATGCTGAATATCAGGGTATGGATACAGAAGACCTTAAAATAATCCACATATCCAGCCACAGAGGTTTCATAATCAGAGGATACATCCCAAGAGCATTCGGAAGGGCCACACCATTCAACACCCCTACCACACACATTCAGGTAGTTCTAGGGGAGGCAGAGAGCGCATGA
- a CDS encoding ribonuclease P protein component 1, producing the protein MINITPQNILRHELVGLQVEITHSLHGDLKGIKGRVVNETRNTLAIEDGEGIEKIIPKGSATFKFTLPDGVTIELKGEIIVSRPEDRIKKRFRKYW; encoded by the coding sequence ATGATAAATATTACTCCACAAAACATTTTAAGACATGAACTGGTGGGGCTCCAAGTGGAAATCACCCACAGTTTGCATGGAGATTTAAAGGGAATTAAAGGACGCGTGGTGAATGAAACCAGAAACACCCTCGCCATTGAAGATGGTGAAGGTATTGAAAAAATCATACCCAAAGGGAGTGCAACTTTCAAGTTCACCCTTCCCGATGGAGTTACAATAGAACTTAAGGGTGAGATCATAGTTTCTCGCCCTGAAGATCGGATAAAAAAGAGATTTAGGAAATATTGGTGA
- the rpmC gene encoding 50S ribosomal protein L29: protein MVILRSKEIREMGMEEIQKKLEELQAEHASHISKSAAAGIYENPGKIKELKRTIARVKTIINEKNKEN from the coding sequence ATGGTTATATTAAGGAGTAAAGAGATACGTGAAATGGGAATGGAGGAAATCCAGAAAAAACTGGAAGAACTTCAGGCAGAACATGCCAGTCACATTTCCAAGAGTGCTGCCGCGGGGATTTACGAAAACCCGGGGAAGATCAAGGAACTTAAAAGAACCATAGCACGTGTCAAAACCATAATTAACGAAAAAAATAAGGAGAACTAA
- a CDS encoding 50S ribosomal protein L30: protein MIIALRVRGRTGIKKGIADTLDMLRLTRINHAVLLPENDSYLGMLRKGKDYITWGEIDSETLTQLIEKRGRFPGRERFTPEDMTGDYSSAEELSEAIIKGETTLEESGLKPIFRLHPPRKGYNHIRKSFKEGGTLGYRGEEISLLIKKMI, encoded by the coding sequence ATGATTATAGCATTAAGAGTCAGGGGACGTACTGGAATCAAAAAAGGCATAGCCGATACCCTGGATATGCTCCGACTCACCAGAATCAACCATGCAGTCCTCTTACCTGAAAATGACAGTTATCTTGGAATGCTCAGGAAGGGAAAGGACTACATTACCTGGGGTGAAATAGACTCAGAAACATTAACCCAACTAATAGAAAAAAGAGGACGATTCCCTGGGAGGGAACGATTCACTCCTGAAGATATGACTGGAGACTATTCCTCAGCAGAGGAATTATCTGAGGCCATCATTAAAGGAGAAACCACACTGGAAGAATCTGGTTTGAAACCCATTTTCAGACTACACCCCCCACGAAAAGGTTACAATCACATTCGAAAAAGTTTCAAAGAAGGAGGAACACTGGGTTACCGGGGAGAAGAAATATCCCTGCTCATCAAAAAAATGATCTAA
- a CDS encoding 50S ribosomal protein L19e, translated as MNLTTQKRLAADLLKVGVNRVWIDPNNLEEVSRAITREGVNKLIQDGYIKARPKKGISSYRSKKIAEQKKKGRRKGRGSIKGAKGARTPKKKAWMTTIRALRKDLKGMRDEREINRTTYRKLYRMAKGGAFRSKSYMKTYARDHDLLR; from the coding sequence ATGAATCTTACTACTCAGAAGAGACTAGCTGCGGACCTACTTAAAGTAGGTGTGAACAGGGTCTGGATAGACCCTAACAATCTGGAAGAAGTTTCCCGGGCCATTACCAGGGAAGGAGTTAATAAACTCATCCAGGATGGTTACATTAAAGCACGACCCAAAAAGGGAATCAGCAGTTACCGATCAAAAAAGATAGCGGAACAGAAAAAGAAAGGAAGAAGAAAAGGTAGAGGCAGTATAAAAGGAGCTAAAGGGGCTAGAACCCCTAAAAAGAAAGCCTGGATGACTACCATCAGGGCACTCCGAAAAGACCTCAAGGGCATGAGGGATGAGCGTGAAATTAACCGCACCACCTATCGTAAGCTTTACAGAATGGCTAAAGGTGGAGCATTCCGTAGTAAATCCTACATGAAAACCTACGCCAGGGACCACGACCTTTTAAGATAA
- the rpl4p gene encoding 50S ribosomal protein L4 — protein MTKIKVYSLEGKVTGEMELPEIFCEDFRPDLIKRAVLSAQSARIQAWGTDPMAGKRTTAKSFGAGRGAAMVPRVKGSRHPAGSKGAFVPQTTGGRKAHPPRTARIIHEKINKKERKLAIRSAIAATTNQELVEARGHRIDNVPQIPFVVDDELCGVKKTSETREIFKNLGIMDDVVRAKDGRKIRAGRGKTRGRKYKTPKGPLLVVGEDKGISLGARNHPGVDVVVVDNLNAELLAPGTHPGRLTVYTKSAIEKLGDLFQN, from the coding sequence ATGACGAAGATCAAAGTTTACTCATTAGAAGGTAAAGTTACTGGCGAGATGGAGCTTCCAGAAATATTCTGTGAAGACTTCCGACCGGACCTAATAAAAAGGGCGGTTCTCTCTGCTCAAAGTGCCCGTATACAGGCCTGGGGAACAGATCCCATGGCAGGTAAACGAACTACTGCTAAATCCTTTGGTGCAGGCCGAGGAGCAGCTATGGTCCCACGTGTGAAGGGTTCAAGACACCCCGCAGGTTCCAAGGGAGCTTTCGTGCCCCAAACAACCGGTGGTAGAAAAGCTCACCCACCAAGGACAGCCCGGATCATCCATGAGAAGATCAACAAAAAAGAAAGGAAACTGGCAATACGCTCAGCAATAGCAGCCACCACCAACCAAGAACTGGTGGAAGCAAGGGGTCACCGGATTGACAACGTACCTCAAATACCATTCGTGGTAGATGATGAATTATGCGGTGTCAAGAAGACCAGCGAAACCAGGGAAATATTCAAAAACCTGGGAATAATGGATGATGTAGTTCGAGCCAAAGACGGTCGTAAAATCCGTGCTGGTAGGGGTAAAACCAGGGGAAGAAAATACAAAACACCCAAAGGACCCTTACTTGTTGTTGGAGAAGATAAAGGAATCAGTCTAGGAGCTAGAAACCACCCTGGAGTAGATGTGGTAGTGGTAGATAACCTCAATGCAGAACTCTTAGCACCAGGAACACACCCCGGCCGACTTACTGTTTACACTAAATCAGCAATAGAAAAACTGGGAGATTTATTCCAGAATTAG
- a CDS encoding 30S ribosomal protein S14, which translates to MIILPRKYGKASRKCRRCGDHSALVRRYGLMLCRQCFRELAPKIGFKKFN; encoded by the coding sequence GTGATAATTTTGCCCAGAAAATACGGAAAGGCATCCAGGAAATGTAGAAGGTGCGGAGACCACTCTGCGTTAGTACGAAGATATGGTCTAATGCTCTGCAGGCAATGTTTCCGGGAACTCGCCCCTAAAATAGGATTTAAGAAGTTTAACTAG
- a CDS encoding 50S ribosomal protein L5 yields MNPMQQVRIAKATVNIGVGEAGERLARAEKLLYSITNQKSVRTTSKVTNPEFGIRKGQPIACKVTLRGEQADETVKLILSGIDNIIRPTQFDKQGNLSFGIHEHIDIPGMRYDPDIGIFGMNVNITFEKPGYRIKRRKVQRKHIPQKHQVTTDETMEYMKEKFQIRLESDKEE; encoded by the coding sequence ATGAATCCTATGCAGCAGGTACGCATAGCCAAAGCCACAGTCAATATTGGTGTAGGGGAAGCCGGTGAAAGACTGGCACGAGCAGAAAAGCTCCTCTATAGTATCACCAACCAGAAATCAGTGCGTACTACTTCTAAGGTTACCAACCCTGAATTTGGAATTAGGAAGGGACAACCCATTGCCTGCAAAGTAACCCTACGTGGTGAACAGGCTGATGAAACTGTGAAACTCATTCTCTCAGGAATTGATAACATAATCCGTCCCACACAGTTTGATAAACAGGGAAATTTATCCTTTGGAATACATGAACACATTGATATTCCTGGAATGCGCTACGACCCGGATATTGGAATATTTGGGATGAACGTTAACATAACCTTCGAAAAACCTGGATACAGGATAAAAAGAAGGAAAGTACAGCGGAAGCACATTCCTCAAAAACACCAGGTCACAACCGATGAGACCATGGAGTACATGAAGGAAAAATTCCAGATTCGATTAGAATCTGATAAAGAGGAATAG
- a CDS encoding 30S ribosomal protein S17 → MVGIEVTEPKEKCNDPNCPFHGTLPVRGQILEGIVTSDKADRTITVERSFYKFIRKYERYEKRKSKINAHKPDCIQVNIGDAVKIAECRPLSKTKHFVVVEVKGDKK, encoded by the coding sequence ATGGTTGGTATTGAAGTTACCGAACCCAAAGAAAAATGCAATGATCCTAACTGTCCCTTCCACGGGACCCTGCCAGTGCGGGGCCAGATCCTGGAAGGAATAGTCACCAGTGACAAGGCAGATAGGACCATAACCGTTGAAAGGAGTTTTTATAAGTTCATACGAAAATATGAGCGATACGAAAAGCGAAAATCAAAAATAAACGCCCATAAACCAGACTGTATCCAAGTAAATATTGGCGATGCAGTTAAGATTGCGGAGTGCAGACCCCTTTCCAAGACCAAGCACTTTGTAGTGGTGGAGGTTAAAGGGGATAAAAAATGA
- a CDS encoding 50S ribosomal protein L6, with protein MALAVVLREEIPVPEGVEVTIDKEVTVKGPKGELKRKFKQGNVTIKQEDSMVVLETRFPKKKDKAMLGTIKSHISNMIQGLTEGFTYRMKIVYAHFPMTVKAAKEKVTIENFLGERYPRTAKIVGSAQVKIQGDEVTVTGVNKEDVGQTMANLEQATKIKGRDPRVFQDGIYLVAKE; from the coding sequence ATGGCTTTAGCAGTGGTTTTAAGGGAAGAAATCCCCGTCCCAGAAGGCGTGGAAGTCACCATTGACAAAGAAGTAACAGTCAAGGGACCCAAAGGAGAACTTAAACGTAAGTTCAAACAGGGTAACGTTACTATCAAACAGGAAGATAGTATGGTGGTCTTGGAAACTCGCTTCCCAAAGAAGAAGGATAAAGCTATGCTGGGTACTATCAAGTCTCACATCAGCAATATGATCCAGGGATTAACCGAGGGATTCACCTACAGAATGAAAATTGTTTACGCTCACTTTCCAATGACAGTAAAAGCTGCCAAGGAAAAGGTAACCATTGAAAACTTCCTGGGAGAAAGATACCCCCGTACAGCCAAAATAGTTGGCAGTGCACAGGTTAAAATCCAGGGAGATGAAGTAACTGTTACCGGTGTAAACAAGGAAGACGTGGGCCAGACAATGGCCAACCTTGAACAGGCTACGAAAATCAAGGGAAGAGACCCCAGGGTGTTCCAGGATGGAATATACCTGGTGGCTAAGGAGTGA